A genomic window from Silene latifolia isolate original U9 population chromosome 11, ASM4854445v1, whole genome shotgun sequence includes:
- the LOC141614607 gene encoding protein FAR1-RELATED SEQUENCE 7-like, whose product MRYNSAIKQQRHSQRRMDTANDHSMLERVGPMKVEMHASLVYTHPIFADFQNEVKHAICSMGVAGFTAVAVVEYHDVRDGLKHRNFRVELKTNESKCACKLFERHGVVCRHILWVWNGRHVYKIPEPYVLARWTKKSYRPIVQDETGKVIEDIDEADIKKAEMSKVWSEIYATVGVMDNYATVKQMKQLQKTLRQFRENIT is encoded by the coding sequence ATGAGGTACAATTCTGCAATAAAACAGCAAAGACATTCACAGAGGAGGATGGACACTGCCAACGACCATAGTATGCTTGAGAGAGTAGGACCAATGAAGGTAGAGATGCATGCCTCGCTTGTCTACACACATCCTATCTTTGCCGACTTTCAGAACGAAGTCAAACATGCGATATGCAGCATGGGGGTCGCTGGTTTCACAGCAGTAGCGGTAGTTGAGTACCATGACGTTCGTGATGGACTGAAGCACAGAAACTTCCGAGTGGAATTGAAAACTAACGAGAGCAAATGTGCATGTAAGCTGTTTGAGAGGCATGGCGTTGTCTGTCGGCATATATTGtgggtgtggaatggtaggcATGTATACAAGATACCTGAGCCTTATGTCCTTGCTCGATGGACAAAAAAATCCTACAGACCAATTGTCCAAGATGAAACTGGAAAGGTCATAGAAGACATTGACGAAGCTGACATCAAGAAAGCtgagatgtcaaaggtttggtctgaGATTTATGCAACTGTCGGGGTGATGGACAATTATGCTACGGTTAAACAGATGAAGCAACTGCAGAAAACCCTGAGACAGTTTAGGGAGAACATCACATGA